TTGAGCTTAAATCCAAGGTCCTTACATGTCTTCCAGCCCTGGTCAACTACCACCTGCTGAAGAGCGTCCAGTGCTCAGAGGCCATCATGGCTGGTTCCGTGTACGAGACGGAGGAGGGCAGCACCGTGGAGATCGGATGCGACGGCGATAGCCTCACGGTCAACGGCATCAAAATGGTGCTCAAGAAGGACATCGTCGCCACCAACGGCGTCATCCACCTCATTGACCAGGTCCTGGTGCCCAACTCGGGTGAGTCGTACGTGTCGTCGGCGAGACACACCTGGACCATTCTGAACTTCCTGTCCCTTTTAGCCAAAGACGTGTTGGAACTGTTGGACTCCAACCAGAGCACCTTCAAGGATCTGGTGTCAGAACTGGGTTTAGCCACAGCCTTAGGGCCCAAGACGGAGTACACGCTCCTCGCCCCCCTCAACTCCGCCTTCACCGGTGAGTCCTACTTTAGCCATGCCAGAATCCTTGGACTTGAGTCCCTGAAACCTGTTTCGTTTTAGCGACTGGACATTTTGCTAGGCAAGTCTATCTCGAGTAGCCTCACAAAAACCTCATTTGCTTTCCAGGCGAGGTCATGTCCACTGACCAGACGGTGCTGAGGTACCTTCTGCAAAATCACGTCTTGAAGCTGAAGGTCACTCTGAACGAGCTCTACAACGGACAACTTCTGGAGACGTTGGCCGGGAAATTTCTGCGCGTCTTCATCTACCGCACGGTGAGCTCCCGTCGATTGGTTTTCAAGAATAAACAAATAAGAAGTCACCACTCGGCGCCATATTCTTTGCAAATTGGAGATCACCCTTCGATCGAAAAATGTACGTATCATCTGGCTTTGTTTTGCCATTTACGCTTGCTGTTGATTGCAATCAATGTCAGGCGGTGTGCATCGAGAACGCCTGCATGGTGCGAGGAAGCAAGCAAGGAAGCAATGGCGTCCTCCACCTCATCAGGACCATCATCAGACCCTCGGAGATGAGCACCTACGACATCCTCAAAGCGGACGGACGCTTCACGTGAGGATTTGGACTCTTTTCATTGGCATTTTTCCACAAGCAGTCGTAACTGACCGATTTCCATTCCGAATCCAGAATTTTCCTTTCTCTGATGGAGACGGCTGACCTGGTGGACCTTCTGAAGCAAGACGGCTCATTCACCGTCTTCGCGCCGACGGACGAGGCCTTCGCCGACCTGGACGCTGGTGACGTGAAACTGCTGAAAGGTCAGTCGATTGGCTGCAGTCTGGCGTCGACAAAGTCCTGGAGATCCCGATGGGAAATTTCTTTCTATTCTCCAAGGCAACCCGACCGCACTGAGGACCATTTTGCTCTACCACATCAGCCGTGACATCTTCATCAATGGTGGCTTGGAAGGGGGCGTGACCAACCTGTTGAAGACACTGCAGGGCAAGAACCTGCAAGTTTTGTCCGTAGGTCACCCACTTGGAAATTAACACGGGGCATAGCGCCGAAAGATTTCTCTCTATTCTTATTGATTTTGTCCAAAAGAGGCCTTTGAGGTGCTGCAGGCCATTTTGAAACTCAGATTGGATCACTGGAGGGGTTCCAGAAATTGTAAGGAACTGGCTGCTCCATCAACTGTACACTTGAGCTCCCTCTCAACCCACCAGGAAGTGTGGTGACATCAAACTTGGGCTCGGCGAGGGTCTGTGGGGGAGGGGAAAAACATCCCCAAGTGACTCAGCCAGACTTCCTGATTGCAGGAAGTTTGGTCACTAGGCAGACGGGCCTGCTTTCACGATTAACCCTCAAATTTAAAAGCGACCACTTCCTGTGCTTTCCAAATATGCTAACGGGGAGGAAATTGAAAAATGGAATCGTGTTCCACTATAGCACATCTAAGAGTCTTTGTGTGCATTTGTCCAGGCAAACAACTCTATTCGCGTCAATTCCGTGGACATACCGGACAGTGACCTGATGGCCACCAACGGTGTCATTCATGTGGTGAACAACCTTCTCTATCCAGCAGGTTGGTACTTTTTGACAAAAACATGGAAAAGTTCCACTCTGACGACATCTGACGTTTCCTTGTAGATCTTCCCGTAGGCAGTGAAGACCTGTTGTTCATCCTCAGGAAGATCATCAAGTACATCAAGATCAAGGTAGGGGATGAGGATCTTGTAGGGAAGAACTATGTATTTCCTGAAGTTGgcaaaaaaatacttactattGTATGAGCTGAATTGaaacaatgacaaaatattCAGCACCAAATGGAGGCCTATCAGGTCTAATACCATCATTTCACGGTCTCTTtgtgacccccccccccttctgaTTTTTTTGAATTTCAGTTTGTGTCCGGCTTCTCTTACGCTGAGATACCGCTCACCTTTATCAGTAAGTTTGTTTCCTTTCCTCACTGAGCTTGGCGTGCTAAATAGGCTGACGCTAAAGATGCTTGTTTGTCCACAGGGAGGACCATTACCACAACAAAGTACACAGAGAAAAGTAAGGCCAAGTTCTCACTGGAGATCCGGGCCGGTCGTTAGTGCGTGAATCCCCAAAAGTGACGTTTAGGGGTTAGCGCTTTTCCGTAGCGGCATCTTATGGGATTAGGTTTGTGATCTTGGAAATTTCTGGGAACTTTTTAATGATGGAATTCTTCCAGGCTCCGATTACATTCCGGCTTCCTGCCATCATCCGCTCTTAAAGTCCTCTGGGACATGTCGGCGTATCAAATCTCGGCATTTTGGAATGAGCTCATTAGGCTGTCAGTGTATCAGTGAAGTTCACCTCAGAAGTAGGCAGGCATGCCTCTGGATATTGAGTCACGTAGACGAGATAAAAGTAGGAGCTACTTACTGGAAACGAGAGGCACCAGGCGGGAGAAATCCAAGCTGTGATGTTCAGGCTTTTCCCGAAGCCTAAACTTGATGCCCTAACGCCAACAAGAAAGCCAAATCCGCTTTAGAATCTTTGCCTGAATCCCTAATAAAAACTCAGAGTTCAAGAACCTGAACATTTGGGCCGCTAAAGGGTTAGGAATGGTCAGTAGAGTTAGCGGACACCAATAAAGCCTCTCGCGACGACTGCAGATGTTCCTAGAAGAGAACTGATGCGGACGCTTCCTCCCGACAGGTCCCGACCAAACCCAAGTGATCCGAGTTATCGAAGAACAACCATCGATCACCAAGGTGGAAGGCGAATCGACCATCACCAAGGTGACACGGGTCATTGAAACGGAGCCCACCGTCACCCGGGTGGTGGTACGGGGCGAAACGGAGATTAGCGAGGGGGGCCCCTCCGTGACCAAAGTTACCAGGGTGATCGGGGAGCCCGGCCTAACCAAAGTTACCAGAGTTGTCGAGGGTAAGATGTCCGCCTTGGGAAATTGTTAACAAACGCTGGAAGATAATCAATGACTACGGATTTTTTAGGTGGGCAACTGGCGTCA
The nucleotide sequence above comes from Stigmatopora argus isolate UIUO_Sarg chromosome 22, RoL_Sarg_1.0, whole genome shotgun sequence. Encoded proteins:
- the LOC144067678 gene encoding periostin-like isoform X2; translation: MTTPGMHRAVAAAAFILAAVCSRATVQASAYDKIVSHSRIRARSQGPNVCALQQVLGTKKKYFSTCRNWYKGTICGKKAMVVYECCPGYMGLEGMRGCPAVAPIDHVYGTLGLVKALDAQRYADLSKLREEIEGKGSFTMFAPSDDAWNRLEPSVRSALVSNVNKELYNALRMHMVNSRLLTKDMKDGLTVTSMYDDMGLNINHYSNGVVTVNCARIVHANQVATNGVVHVIDRVIGAVTNTIKGVLDVEDELSSLSAAALTSGVMDKLDQPGQYTLFAPTNAAFERLGPGYLERLMGDKDISTALVNYHLLKSVQCSEAIMAGSVYETEEGSTVEIGCDGDSLTVNGIKMVLKKDIVATNGVIHLIDQVLVPNSAKDVLELLDSNQSTFKDLVSELGLATALGPKTEYTLLAPLNSAFTGEVMSTDQTVLRYLLQNHVLKLKVTLNELYNGQLLETLAGKFLRVFIYRTAVCIENACMVRGSKQGSNGVLHLIRTIIRPSEMSTYDILKADGRFTIFLSLMETADLVDLLKQDGSFTVFAPTDEAFADLDAGDVKLLKGNPTALRTILLYHISRDIFINGGLEGGVTNLLKTLQGKNLQVLSANNSIRVNSVDIPDSDLMATNGVIHVVNNLLYPADLPVGSEDLLFILRKIIKYIKIKFVSGFSYAEIPLTFIRRTITTTKYTEKSPDQTQVIRVIEEQPSITKVEGESTITKVTRVIETEPTVTRVVVRGETEISEGGPSVTKVTRVIGEPGLTKVTRVVEGGQLASEGKTITGPDFSRITTIHGDPRLIKMESERITKLIQEGGKFAAARKSPAGIRRRRTRLVKRHRKATPQ
- the LOC144067678 gene encoding periostin-like isoform X1, encoding MTTPGMHRAVAAAAFILAAVCSRATVQASAYDKIVSHSRIRARSQGPNVCALQQVLGTKKKYFSTCRNWYKGTICGKKAMVVYECCPGYMGLEGMRGCPAVAPIDHVYGTLGLVKALDAQRYADLSKLREEIEGKGSFTMFAPSDDAWNRLEPSVRSALVSNVNKELYNALRMHMVNSRLLTKDMKDGLTVTSMYDDMGLNINHYSNGVVTVNCARIVHANQVATNGVVHVIDRVIGAVTNTIKGVLDVEDELSSLSAAALTSGVMDKLDQPGQYTLFAPTNAAFERLGPGYLERLMGDKDISTALVNYHLLKSVQCSEAIMAGSVYETEEGSTVEIGCDGDSLTVNGIKMVLKKDIVATNGVIHLIDQVLVPNSAKDVLELLDSNQSTFKDLVSELGLATALGPKTEYTLLAPLNSAFTGEVMSTDQTVLRYLLQNHVLKLKVTLNELYNGQLLETLAGKFLRVFIYRTAVCIENACMVRGSKQGSNGVLHLIRTIIRPSEMSTYDILKADGRFTIFLSLMETADLVDLLKQDGSFTVFAPTDEAFADLDAGDVKLLKGNPTALRTILLYHISRDIFINGGLEGGVTNLLKTLQGKNLQVLSANNSIRVNSVDIPDSDLMATNGVIHVVNNLLYPADLPVGSEDLLFILRKIIKYIKIKFVSGFSYAEIPLTFIRRTITTTKYTEKSPDQTQVIRVIEEQPSITKVEGESTITKVTRVIETEPTVTRVVVRGETEISEGGPSVTKVTRVIGEPGLTKVTRVVEGGQLASEGKTITGGVLSPTEFETQVIEGPDFSRITTIHGDPRLIKMESERITKLIQEGGKFAAARKSPAGIRRRRTRLVKRHRKATPQ